A region of the Parambassis ranga chromosome 24, fParRan2.1, whole genome shotgun sequence genome:
TGGTTGCGTCATCCCTCCACGCTCTGTTCGAGTCCATTAAACAGTAACATGCTCTTACCTCCTGTGCAGCTTTAAGCTTCATGTTCAGTGGGCCCTTTTGGACTTTAGCTCCGGGTTGTCCTGCAGTGAAGCGGTGCGTGGAGCTCACAGAATCTGCACCGATCCACAGCCTGTTGAGCAGTtcaacattttcacacacatagTGATGGCGACCTTCGACGATCTCTTGGAGGAGGCCGGGTCGTTCGGCCGCTGTCAGAGGCGGATCTTCGCCCTGTTCTGTCTCTTGTCGTTGCCCTTCGCAGGCGTCTacgtcagcatcatcttccaggGTTTCACCCCTGACCACTGGTGCCGGGACGCCGCGCTGGTGGAGCGGAGGCAGGCATGCGGCTGGAGTCTGGCTGACAGCCGCATGCTGACGGCGCCTCTGGCCAACCGCTCAGGAGAGCTGCAGCCGAGCAGCTGCGAGCAGTACGAGGTGGACTGGAACACCACGGGGATCACCTGTGACGCTCAGGAGCTGGACCTGAGGGGAGTCCCACTGACAGCCTGCAAGGTCAGTTAGCTCAGGGGGGGTTAATCTGGTGGTCACGGTCTGCTGATTTTGccttaaataataataagcatGGTCACAAAAGCCACGGGTCGGTTTGTGTCACGGTTCTAAGGGGGGGTCATGGTCACACCCGCAGCTCGTTGAGGACAGTAACTGGAGAACGATACCTTCTTTatgtctccaaaagtcaccagagagtcacTAGACCAGAGCCCCCAAGTTGCCTGGTATTAAAGGTTAGAAATATGGGAAAATCCTCTGtgatagtgacacctgtggccaatAAGTGAACTGCAATGTGCACCCACTGATGTTAGCTCTAATGTCTAAAATTAGCTCATGttctcatttttatcattttatttgtttacactaaaaagagacacagaagCTTGCTGATTGTGGCAGACATCTTGCTAACTGCTAGCCGGCGCTGTGCTGAATTCAGTGTTTTGCTTGTGTCTTTAAAGGATGGCTGGGAGTATCAGTATGAAGGCAGGAAGTCGTTTGTCACAGAGGTGAGAGAACTCTTCAGCTGAGTCAGTATGAGCTAAACATCTTCCTGTTAATATTTGATGCTACACGCTTCCTGTTTATTTGTCTCTGTAGTTCGACTTGGTGTGTTCGGATGGATGGTGGGTGGACATGTACCAGTCCACTCTGAATGTCGGCTTCCTCATCGGCAGCTTCGCGTTTGGCTACTTTGCCGACAGGTGAGGAGGATATTGAACTGTTATTGTTTAATTTTGGAGTTATTAACATGTTTTCCTCGGCAGGTTTGGCAGGAAGTTGAGTTTCCTCATGTCCAACCTCATCAACGTGGTCGCAGGGATCACGGTGGCCTTGGCTCCAAACTACATCGCCATACTGGTGTTCCGGACCATCAACGGCTTCGCAGTAGCAGGAGGCTGGATGTCCGGCTACGTGCTGCGTAATGAGCGCTCTGACACATCGTTCTGaatagaaataaaacattttaatactcTCCTCCTACAGTCACAGAGATCGTTGGGGTGGAGTACAGGCGGACGGTCGGAATCTTGTACCAGATGTTCTTCAGCATTGGCAACCTGATCCTGCCTCTGCTCGCCTACTACATCGTGGACTGGCGCTGGCTGCAGGTCGTCATCTCTGCCCCCTACATCCTCTTCCTGTCCTACTACTGGTATGTTCCTGTTGTAACTTCAAGCTGCAGACCTGCTGCTACATGGCTGAATGGTTAACTGCAGCTCAAAGTTCAGTACATGTGAAGAGGTGCTGAGGTCTGAGTTTGTGGTTTTGACCGACAGGTTCATCCCGGAGTCTCCGAGGTGGCTCATCTCTCAGAAGCGTTCCTCTGAAGCTTTTGAGATCACTGAAGCTATGGCCAAAGAGAACAAAAGGGAACTCTGCAAGAACTCAGAGGTAAATCCGACGAATGGGTTCTAAATGGGTGCCGTGGTTAGAAGGGTTTGAATCCAGCTCCGGCCTTTCCAGGTGGAGTTCGCACAGTTTCTCCGGATGCACGTTAGGTTGCTTGGGGActgtgtgggggtgtgtgtgtgactggttgTTGGTCTCTTTGTGTACCATTGACAACCGGGATTAGGTTCTAGCACCAGTATTTATGGCTAACTTccatgtcatgtgactccatAAGCTAAATGTAGACCAACAGTCACCAGCTCCCCTTTAACATCTGCTGAAGTTTGAGTTTCTGTGTTACTGATTTCACATCCTTGGCCTTGTTCCAGACTCTGACTGATGATGAAACCGACTCCACCTCTGCGTCTTTGCTGGACCTGGTCAGAACTCCAAACATGAGAAAACACACGTTCATCCTCATGTTCAACTGGTCAGTAGACCTCATGAATAAACCTGATGGATCAGAGgactgaggctgtgtgtgactcAGTCCTGGTCTCTGCAGGTTCACCAGTGCTGTGGTGTATCAGGGACTCATCATGCGGGTGGGGATCGCCGGAGGAAACGTCTACATAGACTTCCTCATCTCCGGCCTGGTGGAGTTCCCCGCCgccttcctcatcctcttcacCATTGACCGGATCGGCCGCCGCCTCCCGTTCGCCACCGCCAACATCGTCGCCGGAGCCTCCTGCGTTGTTGCTGCCTTCATCCCTGACAGTGAGTTTGGTTCAGAAATAAACCTTCATGGTGTAAACaccgtctgctgctcctcctcctctctgtccccccTCAGGTATGTTCTGGTTTAAGACGGTGGTGGCCTGCATCGGTCGACTGGGGATCACCATGGCCTTTGAGATGGTGGCGTTTGTGAACATGGAGCTCTACCCGACCTTTGTCAGGTGAGGATCTGATCGCCTGTGTGCTGAAGGTTTGAGGGTTTTTCTTGACATGAAGCTGAGATGAACCTGTTGGACCACAGGAACCTGGGGGTGTCGGTCTGCTCCACGCTGAGTGCCATCGGAGGCATCGTGTCGCCTTTCCTGCTCTACAGACTGGCCGTCGTCTGGCAGGAGCTGCCGCTCATCATCTTCGGTGGGTTCCTGCtgttgtttctatagtttttaaGGATACATGTCATTTTTTAAACCCTGAAATACACTGCTACCctgctaagctaggctagttAGCTTTGTCAAATTAATGTCTTTTGTTAATTTTAGGCTGCATGGTAAAGACAGCAACTGTGTGAGCTAACATGACATGTAGCTGCAAACCTGTTTTTGTCGGTGTGAACTGATGAGCTCTAATCAATTAGTAGGTCTAAGGTTGCAGAAGTAAGCGCTACTATTATTCTAGCTaggctagctgttagcatgctgtTTTATTGTAGTGTTCTTGTTAATCTCCACGTTGATTCTCGGTGCAGgagtggtggcggtggtggctGGAGggttggtgctgctgctgcctgaaacCAGAGGAGCTCCTCTCCCTGACACCATCGATGACGTGGAGTTCCCCGACAGGTGAGAGGTCCAGTTAATGTACGCTCAGTTTATCAGCTGCACCCTCAGGAGCCTGAATCGACAGCTTCTGAggatgataatgttctgtctgaAGCCGCAGCACAGACATGTTCATGTATATGAacataaatatgtttgtgtttttttttctccacaggaAACGGAAAAATCAAGCAGAGACTCAACAAATGAAGCTTTTAAAATCAGACGTGACAAACAACAAGGAACCAGCAACCGTATGATTCTCCTTTTACTTAATCAGATCAGAAACAAGGAAGCTGTTTCTACACATGCTCTATAAAGTATGACTTCCACACTTCCtctgtattaagttgtttttcacCTCTTTATGGAAAACGTTACATAAAAAGTCATCATGTCACAGCAGAACTCTCTGGGCCCGTTTTTAATTGGCTTGGATTGTTCTCTCAATCCAGTCAACAAACTTCGAGACTCGAGCGTAGACGCCAGGTTTCATGGCGTTCGCGCATCCCAAACCCCACGATGTGACGCCCTGCAGGATGAACCGGTTCTGGGCATTACACACCAGAGGACCTCCACTGTCACCCTGCAggtggagacaaaaacacacgtTGGGATGGATGGATTCTAACATGCAGCAACAACCAGACAGACGCACGGATGTCATACCTGACAGCTGTCCACTCCCCCCTCGATGTTTCCGGCACACATCTCGTGGTCCTTGACGCGGCCGTTGAGGTAGGATGGACGATTGCAGACCTTGTTCTCGATCACAGGGAACCCAGCTTCCTTAAGGATGCCCGCGCCTTGCGTGCCTTGAGTCTCACCCCATCCAGTAACATAACACTCTGTTCCACTGGGAACTACGTAGTCCTTCTCCGGCAGACAAGCTGGCAGCACTTTCTCGTTTATTAGGGCAGGTCTGGAAAAAaggaacacacaaacagttgaTGTTGTTTCATCCATATAGTATAAGTAGGAATGTCCCGCCCAGGTTCtttgccgtgtgtgtgtctgtcaggcagagagtgtgtgtgagagagagacagagagtgtctgtctctctctcactgtctgtctgtctctctctcacactgtctgtctgtctctctcacacactgtctgtctgtctctctctcacagacagagagacactggGTAGAcactgggagagagagacagagtgtgtgagagagagagagagagtgtgtgtctcacacactctctctctctctctcacacacactgtctctctctcacacacactgtctctcacactctctgagagtgtgtgagagagacagtgtgtgtgtgagagagacagtctctctctcacacaccgtctctctcacacaccgtctctctgctcacacacccagagagtgtgtgtgagagacagacagtgtgtgtgtgtgtggtggtgctgTTGTAGGTGCTGCACCTGTCC
Encoded here:
- the LOC114428279 gene encoding solute carrier family 22 member 2-like, whose amino-acid sequence is MATFDDLLEEAGSFGRCQRRIFALFCLLSLPFAGVYVSIIFQGFTPDHWCRDAALVERRQACGWSLADSRMLTAPLANRSGELQPSSCEQYEVDWNTTGITCDAQELDLRGVPLTACKDGWEYQYEGRKSFVTEFDLVCSDGWWVDMYQSTLNVGFLIGSFAFGYFADRFGRKLSFLMSNLINVVAGITVALAPNYIAILVFRTINGFAVAGGWMSGYVLLTEIVGVEYRRTVGILYQMFFSIGNLILPLLAYYIVDWRWLQVVISAPYILFLSYYWFIPESPRWLISQKRSSEAFEITEAMAKENKRELCKNSETLTDDETDSTSASLLDLVRTPNMRKHTFILMFNWFTSAVVYQGLIMRVGIAGGNVYIDFLISGLVEFPAAFLILFTIDRIGRRLPFATANIVAGASCVVAAFIPDSMFWFKTVVACIGRLGITMAFEMVAFVNMELYPTFVRNLGVSVCSTLSAIGGIVSPFLLYRLAVVWQELPLIIFGVVAVVAGGLVLLLPETRGAPLPDTIDDVEFPDRKRKNQAETQQMKLLKSDVTNNKEPATV